In the Thermodesulfobacteriota bacterium genome, one interval contains:
- a CDS encoding glycosyltransferase has product MMPAISIIIAIFNKLPLLKLCLSSLERQSFKDFEVIIADDGSGPEIEDWLGTYNAPFPVTHLWQENKGFRKCKLLNHSLVHSKAEYIVFIDGDCVVARDFLKVHWERRKEGVFLGGRRVMIKKEYTANVSREMIDRGYFDGFSLWGLYRSLVKDFKYYEETLKPLYFFKKKRYLDFVGSNFSAFKSDLFKVNGFDEDYEHRGGGEDTDIAWRLHSIGCRFESVRCLAIEFHLGHEIPEDKSISADMFFEKKRRIKNQEDAKNIKSSLIEISDENYRVIRKG; this is encoded by the coding sequence ATGATGCCCGCAATCAGCATTATTATAGCAATATTCAATAAATTGCCTCTGTTGAAGCTCTGCCTGTCGTCTTTAGAGAGGCAGTCTTTTAAAGACTTCGAGGTAATAATTGCGGATGACGGATCCGGACCAGAGATAGAGGACTGGCTTGGGACCTATAATGCCCCTTTTCCCGTTACCCATCTGTGGCAGGAAAATAAAGGTTTTCGTAAGTGCAAGCTCTTAAATCATTCTCTTGTCCACTCTAAAGCAGAGTATATAGTCTTTATTGATGGAGATTGTGTTGTTGCCAGGGATTTTCTGAAGGTTCACTGGGAGAGGAGGAAAGAAGGCGTATTTCTGGGTGGCAGAAGGGTGATGATTAAAAAGGAATATACGGCTAATGTGAGCAGGGAGATGATAGACAGGGGTTATTTCGATGGTTTTAGCCTCTGGGGTTTGTATCGAAGTCTGGTAAAGGATTTTAAGTACTATGAAGAAACCCTGAAGCCGCTGTATTTCTTTAAAAAGAAGCGTTACCTGGATTTTGTGGGCAGCAACTTTTCAGCCTTCAAATCGGACCTGTTTAAGGTTAATGGGTTCGACGAAGACTATGAGCACCGTGGAGGTGGAGAAGATACGGATATCGCCTGGAGATTACATAGCATAGGCTGCCGATTTGAGTCTGTCAGATGCCTTGCAATTGAATTCCATCTGGGGCATGAAATCCCGGAGGATAAGTCCATATCAGCCGATATGTTTTTTGAGAAAAAAAGGAGGATTAAGAACCAAGAGGATGCCAAAAATATTAAAAGTTCCTTAATTGAAATTAGTGATGAAAATTATAGAGTTATAAGAAAAGGCTAA
- a CDS encoding glycosyltransferase family 4 protein — MNIAIVLMKYNPFGGYERQAVILAETLAERGDSVTIFTNKWTDENLPGIKFKKIKIIKLSSWFKVLSFALLSRRYLNREKEQFDVIIAFDRTLVMDIYRAGNACHREWLNFRKKTGRISDFISIAINPIHPVINRIEKRIFAENPEKNGDIVVLSGLSIQQIQRYYPVREERFVVVPPALDLNRFQYNRLVEYRTQERASLRIDNETLTLLHVGSGFRIKGLKNTIEALAILLKSWHNAKLLVVGTDRDGTRQCRRLSRRLGIESYVEFAGGVTDIGRFYATADIFVVPSLFETFCISAVEALAFGLPVIIGRGAGVSFMIQRENIGSVVDVPADPFRLAELIKDVALKEQVYKSEGTIEQIREQRRTVAFQCDKEVVLGKFLSVIDEIAEKKTNTDRN; from the coding sequence TTGAATATAGCAATTGTTTTAATGAAGTATAACCCATTTGGGGGGTATGAACGTCAGGCAGTTATACTCGCAGAAACCCTGGCTGAACGGGGTGACAGTGTTACCATTTTTACCAATAAGTGGACAGATGAAAATTTGCCCGGTATTAAATTTAAGAAGATAAAAATAATTAAACTGTCATCATGGTTTAAGGTTCTTTCCTTTGCTTTGCTTTCAAGGCGTTATCTGAATCGAGAAAAGGAGCAATTTGATGTCATAATAGCGTTTGACAGAACCCTGGTAATGGATATTTACCGTGCCGGAAATGCCTGTCACAGGGAATGGCTGAACTTTAGAAAAAAAACAGGAAGAATCTCAGATTTCATTTCTATAGCGATAAATCCAATTCATCCTGTAATAAACAGGATCGAAAAACGCATCTTTGCTGAAAACCCTGAGAAGAACGGTGATATTGTTGTTCTTTCAGGTCTGAGCATTCAGCAGATTCAGCGATACTATCCTGTGAGGGAGGAAAGGTTCGTTGTTGTCCCTCCGGCATTGGATTTGAACCGCTTTCAATACAACAGACTCGTGGAGTACAGAACGCAGGAAAGAGCCAGTCTCCGAATTGATAATGAAACATTGACGCTCTTACATGTCGGGTCAGGGTTTCGTATTAAAGGGCTCAAAAATACTATTGAGGCACTCGCTATCTTACTGAAGAGCTGGCATAATGCTAAGCTGCTTGTTGTTGGAACTGACAGAGATGGCACCAGGCAGTGCAGGAGGCTGAGCAGACGACTTGGTATTGAAAGTTATGTGGAATTTGCAGGAGGGGTAACAGACATAGGACGGTTTTATGCAACTGCCGACATATTTGTTGTCCCTTCACTCTTTGAGACCTTCTGTATTTCTGCGGTTGAGGCATTGGCATTTGGCTTGCCGGTTATAATAGGCAGGGGTGCCGGCGTCTCATTTATGATTCAGCGGGAGAATATAGGCAGTGTTGTCGATGTTCCGGCAGACCCATTTCGTCTGGCAGAATTGATAAAGGATGTCGCTTTAAAGGAGCAAGTATATAAATCTGAAGGAACTATCGAGCAAATAAGAGAGCAAAGGAGAACAGTTGCATTTCAGTGCGATAAAGAGGTAGTATTAGGAAAATTTTTGTCTGTTATTGATGAAATAGCCGAGAAAAAAACCAATACAGATCGGAATTAA
- a CDS encoding glycosyltransferase family 2 protein has product MKGLSVFIITRNEEKNIRSCLESIKWAGEIVVVDDNSDDNTIEICNEYTDRIFKEEWKGYSRQKQSALDKTTGEWVLNLDADERLTPELRLEIESTLAYKEKLKDGYLIPFKSYFGGKWIKHGGWYPDYHLRLFRREKGRFGNEEVHEGVKVEGPIGYLKNPIEHYTYSSVSDFIKRMDIYTSLFAEGSYKKGKKTTWEQLILRPPFTFFKMFFLQRGMLDGYYGFLLAILYSYYTFLKYAKLREMWRDL; this is encoded by the coding sequence ATGAAGGGTTTATCGGTTTTTATTATTACCCGTAATGAGGAAAAAAATATCAGGTCTTGCCTGGAGAGTATTAAATGGGCGGGTGAGATAGTAGTGGTAGATGATAACAGTGATGATAACACCATCGAGATTTGTAATGAATATACTGACAGAATTTTTAAAGAGGAATGGAAGGGTTATTCGAGGCAAAAGCAGAGTGCCCTTGATAAAACCACAGGGGAGTGGGTTTTAAATTTAGATGCAGATGAGCGCCTTACCCCTGAACTTCGCCTGGAGATTGAGAGTACCCTTGCTTATAAGGAAAAGCTTAAAGATGGGTATCTTATTCCTTTTAAGTCCTATTTTGGGGGGAAATGGATAAAACACGGGGGCTGGTACCCGGATTATCATCTCAGATTATTCAGGAGAGAAAAGGGCAGATTCGGAAATGAAGAAGTCCATGAAGGAGTGAAAGTAGAAGGCCCGATTGGTTATCTTAAAAACCCTATAGAGCATTATACATATAGTTCTGTTTCTGATTTTATAAAGAGAATGGATATCTATACCTCTCTGTTTGCAGAAGGCAGTTATAAAAAGGGCAAGAAGACCACCTGGGAGCAGTTGATTTTAAGGCCCCCCTTTACCTTTTTTAAGATGTTCTTTCTTCAAAGAGGTATGCTGGATGGGTATTATGGTTTCCTCCTGGCAATACTATACTCTTACTATACCTTTCTGAAATATGCCAAACTAAGAGAAATGTGGAGAGATTTGTGA
- a CDS encoding polysaccharide deacetylase family protein has product MTIFITAILPVIVLFIAFSVRFTFWRRTLDGIPVLMYHRITDEKPQSKLKKLLVTPDRFARQMNYLHIHGYSTVTIDEFLSILKDGWDPSFKPAIITFDDGYKDNYTFAFPILKQYGFKSIIFLVTKYIGGSNLWDKAKGEPVTPLLSWSEILEMKEYGIEFGSHGHSHSNLTEISEREQAFELEESKRVLEKGLHQEIKVFSYPFGLFNESTLEKVDKSGYSVAFTTKPGKNNRGDDLNRLKRIIVKRSDNMLDFILKLKKAKSRL; this is encoded by the coding sequence ATGACAATATTTATTACTGCAATTTTACCGGTTATAGTTTTATTTATTGCCTTTTCTGTACGGTTTACATTCTGGCGACGCACTCTCGATGGCATCCCGGTCTTGATGTACCACAGGATAACGGATGAAAAACCCCAATCAAAGCTAAAGAAGCTACTTGTAACCCCGGATAGGTTTGCCAGACAGATGAACTATCTCCATATTCATGGATATTCTACTGTTACAATTGACGAATTTCTATCGATATTAAAGGATGGATGGGATCCTTCTTTTAAGCCCGCTATTATAACTTTTGACGACGGATATAAGGATAATTACACCTTCGCATTCCCGATCTTAAAACAGTATGGTTTTAAAAGCATAATATTTTTGGTAACGAAGTATATAGGAGGTTCAAACCTCTGGGATAAAGCAAAAGGGGAACCCGTAACACCCCTATTATCCTGGTCTGAGATTTTGGAGATGAAGGAATACGGTATCGAATTTGGCTCTCATGGGCATAGCCACTCTAACCTCACAGAGATTTCAGAAAGGGAACAGGCTTTTGAGCTTGAAGAATCAAAGAGGGTTCTGGAAAAGGGGCTGCATCAGGAGATCAAGGTATTTTCATACCCCTTCGGTCTCTTCAATGAGAGTACACTGGAAAAGGTGGACAAAAGTGGATACTCAGTAGCTTTTACCACCAAACCAGGGAAAAATAATCGGGGGGATGACCTCAACAGGCTTAAACGGATAATAGTCAAGAGAAGTGATAATATGTTGGACTTTATCCTCAAATTAAAAAAAGCGAAGAGCAGATTGTAA
- a CDS encoding Trm112 family protein → MGISKELLDILACPKCKGDIYLNEKGDGLICNTCKLMYEIKDDIPIMLIDEAIKLED, encoded by the coding sequence ATGGGTATAAGTAAAGAATTGCTGGATATCCTGGCTTGTCCTAAATGTAAAGGTGACATTTACCTGAATGAAAAGGGAGATGGCCTTATCTGTAATACATGTAAACTGATGTATGAGATTAAGGATGATATCCCGATTATGTTGATAGATGAAGCCATAAAATTGGAAGATTGA
- a CDS encoding glutaredoxin family protein, with translation MHPVKLYTLSTCSHCKAAKNLMDDLNVKYEFTDVDMLSGKERAAILEEVKKYNSACSFPTIIIGNKVIVGFKEKEIKEALGL, from the coding sequence ATGCACCCTGTCAAACTATATACACTCAGTACCTGCAGCCATTGTAAGGCTGCCAAGAACTTGATGGACGACTTGAATGTAAAATATGAATTTACAGATGTGGACATGCTTTCCGGCAAAGAAAGGGCTGCCATTCTGGAAGAAGTTAAAAAATACAACTCTGCATGCTCGTTTCCAACTATTATTATTGGCAACAAAGTAATCGTTGGTTTTAAAGAAAAGGAGATAAAGGAGGCATTGGGGCTATAA
- a CDS encoding ferredoxin-thioredoxin reductase catalytic domain-containing protein, which produces MDLEQLYEILRKAQEPKGYFFNADKDRVVGLLKGLLINKDRYGYMSCPCRLASNNKEEDKDIICPCIYRTPDVAEYGSCYCNLYVSKDWNDGKIPHVYIPERRPAES; this is translated from the coding sequence ATGGATCTGGAACAGCTTTACGAGATTTTACGAAAGGCACAGGAGCCAAAAGGCTACTTTTTTAACGCGGATAAGGATAGGGTGGTAGGCCTTCTTAAGGGTCTTCTCATCAATAAAGACCGTTATGGCTATATGTCTTGCCCCTGTCGGCTGGCCTCAAACAACAAAGAGGAGGATAAGGATATAATCTGCCCCTGTATATACCGCACACCAGACGTAGCAGAATACGGAAGCTGCTATTGCAATCTCTATGTCTCAAAAGACTGGAACGATGGTAAAATTCCTCACGTGTATATACCTGAGAGGAGACCAGCAGAAAGTTAG
- a CDS encoding purine-nucleoside phosphorylase has translation MPLLEKIEEAKEYIIAKTKITPRIGILLGTGLGGLVDRINVKTSIPYEGIPNFPRSTVEGHMGNLVIGSLAEREVVVMQGRFHYYEGYSMQQVTFAIRVMNALGVEVLIVSNAAGGLNPEFNPGDIMIITDHINLTGGNPLIGPNIDALGPRFPDMSQPYTKDIVSLTERVASEEKIRIQKGIYVGLMGPSLETAAETRFLRMIGADAVGMSTVPEVIVAVHSGMKVLGLSVISNLNIPDNLKPHSLEEIIDVANNTAPRLVKLIERVVQEIEVIERKKRK, from the coding sequence ATGCCATTATTAGAAAAGATTGAAGAAGCCAAAGAGTATATCATTGCCAAGACTAAAATTACACCCAGGATTGGAATTTTGCTGGGGACTGGACTTGGGGGATTGGTTGACAGGATAAATGTAAAAACTTCCATTCCTTATGAGGGAATACCGAATTTCCCGCGATCAACAGTGGAAGGTCATATGGGAAATCTGGTCATTGGTTCTTTGGCTGAAAGGGAAGTAGTTGTGATGCAGGGGAGGTTTCACTATTATGAGGGCTACTCCATGCAGCAGGTGACCTTTGCTATCCGTGTGATGAATGCCCTTGGTGTTGAAGTACTGATAGTATCGAATGCAGCCGGCGGGTTGAATCCCGAATTTAACCCTGGAGATATAATGATAATAACCGATCATATAAATCTTACAGGGGGTAATCCACTAATCGGTCCCAATATAGACGCTTTAGGTCCTCGGTTTCCCGATATGTCCCAGCCATATACTAAAGACATAGTTAGTCTTACAGAAAGGGTGGCATCAGAGGAAAAGATTCGTATTCAGAAAGGCATCTATGTCGGTCTTATGGGGCCAAGTCTGGAAACAGCTGCTGAAACTCGTTTTCTAAGAATGATCGGGGCCGATGCGGTTGGTATGTCCACTGTCCCGGAGGTCATAGTTGCCGTACATTCCGGGATGAAAGTACTGGGTCTTTCGGTAATCTCGAATCTGAACATACCGGACAACTTAAAACCCCATTCCCTGGAAGAGATAATTGATGTAGCCAATAACACAGCTCCCAGGCTGGTAAAGCTGATAGAAAGGGTGGTTCAAGAGATAGAAGTAATTGAAAGAAAGAAGAGAAAGTAA
- a CDS encoding amidohydrolase, translating to MNNTGQNKKVDFLIYCDTILTMVPGREIINNGVIVIKDDLIEFLGEENSLEESFNAEETIIARRSLIMPGLINSHTHAAMTCFRGIADDLPLMEWLTEYIFPVESKADGELVYYGSLLACAEMILSGTTTFCDMYFFEDKVAEAAKAAGIRAVVGEVLFDFPSPNIKTHKEGLEYTEWLINKWTGDPLITPAVEPHAVYTCSPEFLMDTKRLSDRYGVPLIIHLSESESEVREVKEKYGKSPVYLLDSIGFLGKNLIADHCVCLTEDEMDILKEHGVKVVHMPESNMKLASGVAPVPELMSREIAVGLGTDGCASNNNLDMFQEMDTAAKIHKVYRGDPTVMNAREVVGLATIGGARVLDINNKVGTLEVGKKADLIIIDMDKPHLTPLYNIYSHLVYTVSGADVTTAIINGKLVMKDRRLLTIDKDEVMEKVRQIALRVKGSLDSR from the coding sequence ATGAACAATACAGGGCAAAATAAAAAAGTTGATTTTTTAATCTATTGTGACACCATACTTACAATGGTTCCGGGCAGGGAGATTATCAACAACGGCGTTATAGTTATAAAAGATGATTTAATAGAGTTCCTTGGTGAAGAGAATTCTTTAGAAGAATCTTTTAATGCTGAAGAGACTATAATTGCCAGGAGAAGCCTTATTATGCCCGGTCTGATAAATTCCCATACACATGCTGCAATGACCTGTTTCAGAGGTATTGCCGACGATCTGCCTTTGATGGAGTGGCTGACTGAATACATATTCCCGGTAGAAAGCAAGGCTGACGGAGAACTGGTATATTACGGATCATTACTGGCATGTGCCGAGATGATACTCTCCGGTACCACTACATTCTGTGATATGTATTTTTTCGAAGACAAGGTCGCTGAGGCTGCGAAGGCAGCCGGGATCAGGGCTGTAGTCGGTGAAGTCCTGTTTGATTTCCCATCTCCAAATATTAAGACTCACAAGGAAGGTTTGGAATATACTGAGTGGTTAATCAATAAATGGACAGGGGACCCCCTGATTACCCCTGCAGTTGAGCCTCACGCTGTTTACACCTGCTCTCCGGAATTTTTGATGGATACAAAGAGGCTTTCAGACAGGTATGGTGTTCCACTTATTATCCATCTTTCAGAATCCGAGAGTGAGGTCAGAGAGGTCAAAGAGAAATACGGGAAAAGCCCGGTTTACCTCCTGGACAGTATTGGTTTTCTGGGTAAAAACCTTATAGCTGATCATTGTGTCTGCTTGACAGAGGATGAGATGGATATTCTGAAAGAACATGGAGTAAAGGTTGTTCACATGCCTGAAAGCAATATGAAACTGGCGTCCGGAGTAGCACCTGTTCCAGAACTAATGTCCAGAGAAATTGCCGTCGGTCTTGGTACCGATGGATGTGCCAGCAACAACAACCTGGATATGTTTCAGGAGATGGATACCGCCGCTAAGATACATAAGGTTTACAGAGGTGATCCAACAGTGATGAACGCCAGGGAAGTGGTAGGGTTGGCTACTATTGGCGGTGCCAGGGTATTGGACATCAACAACAAGGTTGGAACCCTGGAAGTTGGGAAAAAGGCTGACTTGATAATAATTGATATGGACAAACCCCATCTTACGCCACTTTACAATATATATTCACACCTGGTATATACGGTCAGCGGAGCAGACGTTACAACTGCCATTATCAATGGAAAGCTGGTTATGAAAGACCGAAGGCTTCTGACTATTGACAAAGATGAAGTTATGGAAAAGGTTAGGCAGATTGCTTTGAGAGTAAAGGGTAGCTTGGACAGCCGCTGA
- a CDS encoding ABC transporter substrate-binding protein — MKRRLFTAIALLASIFFMADSPAQAKDVRGVTDTSIIIGSIGDHTGPTSNFAIPIVAACKNFFLGVNDGGGIHSRKIKFIIEDSRYSIPSAMAAFKKLVSKDQVLALLGPVSVGETRVLFRHIKENNVPCLPYAPDRSIMEPYKRYIFPANGFYDNELGVIFNHIFDELKAKNPKIALCYPDVESGKVVKRATEGWGESFGIKIHFEIVPLSAIDVTSQILSMKKAGITHILVHHVAPGAAALLNGLRRFGLNIPVFGTSATTTEDIIGISGEAVKNFTGVSPYSSWYEENPGIVDMRKISMKYNPDAEKSYRIKTYSIGWATAYTLFEGLRRAGKNLNSETLVDALESIKDLDTRGICGPITYTPEIHHGLNYNKLFRAEPATVKLVPISDWRLPPSKK, encoded by the coding sequence ATGAAAAGAAGGCTATTCACGGCAATTGCACTGTTGGCAAGTATTTTTTTCATGGCGGATTCACCCGCTCAGGCAAAGGACGTCAGAGGGGTCACGGACACCTCGATAATAATCGGGTCAATAGGCGATCATACAGGGCCCACTTCGAATTTTGCAATTCCAATCGTTGCTGCCTGTAAGAACTTTTTTCTAGGTGTAAATGATGGGGGGGGTATCCACAGCAGAAAGATAAAATTCATCATAGAGGACTCTCGTTATTCTATCCCTTCGGCAATGGCTGCCTTTAAAAAGCTGGTGTCTAAAGACCAGGTACTGGCACTCTTAGGCCCTGTCTCTGTCGGCGAAACCAGAGTACTGTTTCGCCATATTAAAGAAAACAATGTTCCCTGTTTACCCTATGCCCCTGATAGGTCGATAATGGAGCCGTATAAACGTTACATATTCCCTGCAAACGGTTTCTATGATAACGAATTAGGTGTAATATTTAATCACATCTTTGATGAGTTAAAGGCTAAGAATCCGAAGATTGCTCTCTGCTACCCAGATGTGGAATCGGGAAAAGTTGTTAAGAGAGCAACGGAGGGATGGGGAGAGTCCTTTGGAATAAAAATTCATTTCGAGATTGTTCCTCTTAGCGCAATTGATGTTACATCCCAAATTTTGAGCATGAAGAAAGCTGGGATAACCCATATTTTAGTACATCACGTCGCACCAGGGGCTGCCGCCCTTCTCAACGGACTCAGGAGGTTCGGTTTAAATATCCCCGTTTTTGGGACATCTGCAACAACTACAGAGGATATCATAGGGATTAGCGGCGAAGCAGTAAAAAACTTTACAGGTGTGAGTCCTTACAGTTCGTGGTATGAGGAAAACCCTGGGATAGTAGATATGAGGAAGATAAGCATGAAATATAATCCGGATGCTGAAAAGTCTTACAGAATCAAAACCTATTCTATTGGCTGGGCTACGGCATACACTCTTTTTGAAGGACTCAGGAGAGCAGGAAAAAACCTGAATTCCGAAACCTTGGTGGATGCATTGGAGAGTATAAAAGACCTGGACACACGGGGTATATGTGGTCCTATAACATATACACCTGAAATTCATCACGGGTTGAATTACAATAAGCTTTTCAGAGCTGAGCCTGCAACCGTTAAACTTGTCCCCATAAGTGACTGGAGGTTGCCGCCTTCAAAAAAATGA
- a CDS encoding ABC transporter substrate-binding protein — translation MKRKERFFVAGIIVFFLITLMASSSPAQSVRGVTESTIQVGAIWDMTGPVAGIMIPIVDGIRTYTRYVNDQGGINGRKIKLILEDDRYSIPMAVAAFKKLLFRDKIFTLLGPGSSGETAVLMRHIMEQKLPAFPLAADTEVVDPYKRYLFLAIDTYDNQTGVLLDWMVQESKPKKARIACIVLDIGAKVQFLRAVKKWSKFFDLDVPVVMTVLGALDLTSEILLLKKEKPDYVIPFLTTDAIVALLRDSKKLGLDSNVYATYSGTGEDVVNGAKKLANKFFGVHFYSSWYDDTPGMAEMRKITLQYYPGTEKPYRPKNYTIGWMMATLLYEGIKRAGKDLDNEKLIDALETFKNFDTKGIGGSITYTSKNHAGITYDKIYKGDPATGKLIPISDWRKAPEIK, via the coding sequence ATGAAAAGAAAGGAAAGGTTTTTTGTAGCTGGAATTATCGTATTTTTTTTAATAACTCTTATGGCTTCTTCAAGCCCGGCACAATCAGTAAGAGGGGTCACTGAAAGCACAATACAGGTAGGTGCTATTTGGGATATGACAGGGCCAGTTGCCGGGATAATGATTCCTATCGTAGATGGAATCAGGACATATACGAGATATGTGAATGATCAGGGGGGGATTAATGGGAGGAAGATCAAGTTGATCCTGGAGGATGACCGCTACAGTATCCCTATGGCTGTGGCGGCATTTAAAAAACTGTTATTTAGAGATAAGATATTTACGCTGTTAGGGCCTGGTTCTAGTGGAGAAACAGCTGTTTTAATGAGACACATAATGGAACAAAAACTTCCTGCCTTTCCCCTTGCTGCGGATACAGAGGTCGTTGATCCTTATAAGAGATACCTTTTCTTAGCCATAGATACGTATGATAACCAGACAGGGGTTCTGCTTGATTGGATGGTTCAGGAATCGAAGCCTAAGAAAGCCAGGATAGCATGCATTGTTCTTGATATTGGTGCTAAGGTACAGTTTCTGAGAGCAGTCAAGAAGTGGTCTAAATTTTTTGATCTGGATGTTCCGGTTGTTATGACTGTATTAGGTGCTTTAGACCTCACCTCCGAGATATTGCTACTAAAAAAGGAAAAACCGGATTATGTAATACCATTTCTCACTACTGACGCAATAGTTGCGCTCCTCAGAGACTCAAAAAAACTCGGGCTTGACAGCAATGTATATGCAACGTATTCAGGAACCGGTGAGGATGTTGTCAACGGTGCCAAAAAGTTAGCGAATAAATTCTTTGGAGTTCATTTTTACAGTTCCTGGTACGATGACACCCCGGGAATGGCAGAGATGAGAAAGATAACACTTCAATATTATCCTGGAACGGAAAAACCCTACAGACCTAAAAATTATACCATCGGCTGGATGATGGCAACACTACTTTACGAAGGGATAAAGAGGGCGGGTAAAGACCTGGATAATGAGAAACTCATAGATGCATTAGAAACCTTTAAAAATTTTGACACGAAAGGGATAGGTGGTTCCATTACCTACACCTCGAAGAACCATGCAGGAATAACATACGATAAGATATACAAGGGCGATCCAGCTACAGGAAAGCTTATCCCGATAAGCGATTGGAGAAAGGCACCTGAAATCAAATAG
- a CDS encoding acyl-CoA dehydrogenase family protein, with protein sequence MANDFYREEHRIFRETLRKFLQKEVVPHIEEWEETGVVPREIWYKCGEQGFLCPWADEKYGGFNAGFEYSVIIIEEIARAGAGCLGAGIHNDIIAPYLGDYGNEEQKAKWMPGCTSGHCITAIAMTEPDAGSDLQAMRTTAIKDGNSYVVNGQKIFISNGVSCDLAIVACKTDPKANPPHKGISLLLIEDGTPGFKHDRKLHKLGLRGQDTAELVFEDCRVPESNLLGEEGMAFAYMMKNLQQERLVITIGAQADTEEALRQTIEYCKSRTAFDRPISKFQHNTFKIVELATEVELGRTFLDTLIADHIAGKDIVKKVSMAKWWITEMANRVAYHCLQLYGGYGFMEEYSIARRYRDARAYTIVGGTTEVMKVVIGGLIGL encoded by the coding sequence ATGGCAAATGATTTCTATCGGGAAGAACACAGAATCTTTCGCGAGACATTAAGGAAATTTCTACAAAAGGAAGTAGTACCACATATTGAAGAATGGGAAGAAACAGGCGTAGTTCCTCGGGAGATCTGGTACAAATGCGGTGAACAGGGCTTTCTTTGTCCGTGGGCAGATGAGAAATACGGTGGTTTTAACGCAGGGTTTGAGTATTCGGTTATTATTATTGAAGAGATAGCAAGGGCTGGTGCAGGTTGTTTAGGAGCAGGGATACATAACGATATCATTGCTCCCTATCTTGGTGACTATGGAAACGAGGAACAAAAGGCAAAGTGGATGCCTGGATGTACTTCAGGTCATTGCATTACTGCTATTGCTATGACAGAACCAGATGCCGGCTCAGACCTTCAGGCCATGCGCACCACGGCAATAAAAGATGGCAATTCCTATGTTGTTAACGGTCAAAAGATATTCATATCCAACGGCGTAAGCTGTGACCTGGCAATAGTAGCCTGCAAAACAGATCCAAAGGCAAACCCTCCCCATAAGGGGATTAGTCTACTCTTGATAGAAGACGGGACACCTGGCTTTAAACACGACAGGAAACTCCATAAGCTCGGCTTACGAGGCCAGGATACTGCTGAGTTGGTCTTCGAAGACTGCCGTGTGCCTGAGTCAAACCTCCTGGGCGAAGAAGGTATGGCTTTTGCCTATATGATGAAGAATCTCCAGCAAGAGCGGCTTGTGATAACAATTGGTGCCCAGGCAGATACAGAAGAGGCACTCAGGCAAACCATTGAGTACTGCAAAAGTCGAACTGCTTTTGATAGACCCATAAGTAAATTCCAGCACAATACATTCAAAATCGTGGAGTTAGCAACTGAAGTAGAGCTAGGCAGAACCTTCCTGGATACTCTAATAGCCGACCATATAGCAGGGAAAGATATTGTAAAAAAGGTTTCTATGGCAAAGTGGTGGATTACAGAAATGGCTAACAGGGTGGCATACCATTGCTTACAGCTCTACGGAGGCTACGGATTTATGGAAGAGTACTCTATAGCCAGAAGATACCGTGATGCCAGAGCATATACCATTGTTGGCGGCACCACAGAGGTTATGAAAGTCGTTATTGGAGGGCTTATTGGGCTTTAA